TCCTTCAGTGTAAGCacattgctttattattattttttaagattttatgtatttagtgagagagagagaacgcgccCATGAGTAGGgcaagggatagagggagagggaaagagagaatctcaggagACACTGCATGCTGAGCCCGtgggggcttaatctcatgacctctgagatcatgacctgagctgaaatcaagagtcggaagtTCCACCAACTGAGACTCCCAGGCACCCcgctcattgctttattttgtttgatgCAGGGGTGCTGATGCAGGACCCCAATCCTTTCCCAGTATAAACAACTCCCCTCCCCAAACCCACCCTTCTCCTCATCCCCCACTTTGGTTTTAGTCCTCTCCATGTGTAGATACACAAGTACTTTCCATTACCAAGCCCTCAGTGTCTCCATCTGTTAAAAGGGAGATTCTTAAGGTAAGTGGTTGCCACAGGCAGGGCAAAATGTGTGAAGGGGGTCAAAGGTACAaactccagttataaaataaataagtcatgaggataTAATGTGTAgcctggtgactatagttaataataccatattgCATATCTGAACGTtgccaagagagtagatcttaaagtTTCTCTCACAAGGAAGGACATTTATTGGTAACTAGGTATGGTGACAGaggttaactagacttattatgGTGATCATTACAAATACTGAAtcgtgttgtatacctgaaacaaatacGATATTATATGCCAcgtatacctcaataaaaaagggTATTATTCTAAAAGGAGGGGTTCTTAGATAGGTTTCCCTAAAAATCTAAACATCccccaagggatgcctgggtggctcagttgtgttaagcatctgccttccttccgctctggtcatgatcccactgtcctgggatcaagccctgcatcgggctccctgctcagtggggagcttgcttctccctctcccactcctcctgcttgtgaaaaatcctcaaaaaaataaaaaaataaacaccctGAGACTAAGAGGGACCCTGGCTTTCACCTCCTTTGGAGTCAAGATGATTTGGGACTTGGAGGCTCTTGCCTTGTGAGGGGCAGCCCCGGGTAGGATTTTTTTAGAGCCTTGCACCTTGGGAGCTCAGCCTGATTGGACAAGTGTCAGCCATGATAGTTACCCCCAAGAGTACCGGGAAGAGGGGAAGATtttgagaggaggtggagaaccTCTTACTCCAGATACAGGGCTCAAAAggtttagaataaaaataataaggaagaaaTTACAGTAATGGTAATGACAACTGGTGCCGTTCCTTGGCCTCAGATATAGTAACTGTGTGAAGCAGAGGTGATTATTAGCTCTGCTCTACAGGTAAGGAAACCAAGTTTCAGAGAGGTGAAAgcacttgtctaaggtcacacagccaggaagtagTAGATCTGGGATTTCCATCCAGACCTGGGATTCCAATCCAGACAGTCAGACCCCCAGAACCCACAGTCCCAGCCACCGGATGGCCTCCAGATTAAACAAGCACATTTACTGGCATCTATAATTGTTAAGCACTGGCCTTAGTGCCCCTATGCGCTGGCTCATTCACCGCATacttagagaaagacaaaccagtACCTAGAAGGCCAGGCTGCGTTATGAGTGTGGGTTATCTAAAATGGGAGGAAAAGCGGATGACGCACAAAGATTCCGGGGGTCTGGGAGGGTCTCACGGATCTCTCCCCCTGTCTGCACCTTGCTTCCCCCAACAGAGATCCACAATGCCAGGCTGTGACCGTTCCTGCAGCTGTAGCCGCGGCCCCAAGGTGGAAGATGGCAAATGGTATGGGGTCCGCTCCTACTTGCACCTCTTCTACGAAGACTGTGCAGGTGCGGCCCTCAGCGATGACCCTGAGGGGCCTCCCATCCTGTGTCCCCGCCGACCCTGGCCCACACTGTGCTGGAAGGTAAGGCCAGAGGAGGAGCAACTCCTGGGATTTCTCGGGGCTGCAGGGAGGAGATGGGATCGGTGGATGGAAAAAGAGATGGTACAGCAGGTACAAGCAACAAAAACCCAATTAAGGGAAACCTGGCCGACTCCGctggtagagcgtgtgactcttgatctcccggtcgtgagttcaagccccacattggatgtggagcctacttttttaaaaaaattggcaaatGACTACTGTTGATAAGTCATTCAAAACTGtacaaatttggggcacctggccggctcagttcGTAGAacgtgagactcttgatcttgggattgtaggtttgagctccacactggggatagagattacctaaaaagaaaatcttaaaaaacaaaacaaaacacaaaaaacctcaAGTGGGCTTAAACAAGGAAGGGAAGATATCACCCACTTTATTGAAAGGGCCAGAGATTGAGCAACTTCAGGCCAAGTTCAATCCAGTCGTTCAAGATTTCTCTTAGTCTTCAGGTTCCCCATGGTACCCCTGCCCCTGTGGCCCCTTTAGCTTCAGAATCTATGCACATGTTCTCCAAGTAGCTGCTACCATTCTGATCTGCATTTTCACTCCACACCATCCGCCAGAAATCAGAATTTCCTCCAGTATTTCCTTCAGAAAAGAAACACTGCTTTCCATTTCCAGGAGTCCTGTCAAGCACTGCGTTGGCTCTGATTGGATCACTTGCCTGTCTCTGAACTAATTACTATGGCCAGAGGGCACAGTATACACTGACTGTAAGGAAGTGGGGTTCATCTCAGCTAACTCTTCCTGTGGCTTCTCAATGACATATTGGAGTTCTGTCACAGGGACAGTGGAGGAAAGGAGCAGTGAGTGTCTCCAACAACCAGGGAGAGTGGTCAGTGAGGGCGCAGAGTGTAGGGAAAGGGTGGAAGTGGCAGTAAGCAGAATCCCTACAACAGGCATAGCTCTTTGCTAAATACTATAACGAAATTGAGGCAAAGAGCCCTTCCCCTCGGCTTTCAAAGGGCTTCTACTCTACTGGGGAGGCAAAGTGTAGAGATCTAGAGACCTCAGGCCAAGTGGTCAGAGGGTGCCAGGAAGGGAGATGCTCTCAGGACCTGGAGTGAGCAAGGAAGACTCCCAGGAGAAAGTGagcatgtattttaaaactttgagcCTCTTCTAATTGCCAGGCAATGTGCTAGGCTCTTGAGGACAGAGAATTTGAGATGTGGTCCCTCTCCTCTAGGAGCTCCTAGCTGTGGTTCACGTAGTCATTCTGCAAACATCCACTCAGCTACTGCTCTGTACCAGCGTCGTGCTAGGAAGACACCTAGTGACCCAAAACAGACAGTGTCTGTTCTCATGGCTCTCCAGTCTCTCGTTCCAGTGGGACAGGCAGATATCACTTACATAGTAACGAAATTCCATGTTCAAGTGTGCACCATGGTGAGtgcacagaagaaaaaatgtgCACAGTGTTTGTACAAATGCAAAGCAGGGGACCTGACGCAGGCCAGGGGCATCCcagaaggcttccctgaggaggtgagTTTGAGATGAGATCTGAGGGATGTGTAGGAGTTATCCCGAATGCAGGAAGGGGGCAGACAGGATACAGAGATGAGATGGGACCCAAATAATGATGGAAGGGAACTCAAGGTACTGGAAAAACCTACTGCTAAGTGGGAGTTGGAAAGACGTTGATCTAGGGGTTTCAAGATTCCAAGTAGAACATGACAGTTTGTGCCCCTCATCAGTTCGATCCTAGGAAGTGTATTCTGTGACTTCTCTGTGATTCCCATCTCTTAAGGTTAGACCAAGTTGTTACCGTTAAGTCTAATTGGGATCACCATCAGGCTGACCCTAACTACCTCCcaatctgtctgcctctctccagaTTAGTCTGTCTTCGGGAACCCTGCTTCTGCTGCTGGGTGTGGCGGCCCTGACCACTGGCTATGCAGTGCCTCCCAAGCTGGAGGGCATTGGAGAGGGGGAATTCCTCGTGTTGGATCAGCGGGCAGCTGATTACAACCGGGCCCTGAGCATTTGCCGCTTGGCAGGCACAGCTCTCTGCATGGCGGCTGGGATCCTGCTGGCCATTTGCCTGCTCTGGGCCATGACTGGCTGGCTGAGCCCAGACACC
This genomic interval from Mustela lutreola isolate mMusLut2 chromosome 9, mMusLut2.pri, whole genome shotgun sequence contains the following:
- the NRSN2 gene encoding neurensin-2 isoform X1, which codes for MEEEEKTERSTMPGCDRSCSCSRGPKVEDGKWYGVRSYLHLFYEDCAGAALSDDPEGPPILCPRRPWPTLCWKISLSSGTLLLLLGVAALTTGYAVPPKLEGIGEGEFLVLDQRAADYNRALSICRLAGTALCMAAGILLAICLLWAMTGWLSPDTKAEPLDTEADGHVEIFGDEPEQQLSPIFRDANGQCWFSPPASPFGQSSVQTIQPKRDS
- the NRSN2 gene encoding neurensin-2 isoform X2, which gives rise to MPGCDRSCSCSRGPKVEDGKWYGVRSYLHLFYEDCAGAALSDDPEGPPILCPRRPWPTLCWKISLSSGTLLLLLGVAALTTGYAVPPKLEGIGEGEFLVLDQRAADYNRALSICRLAGTALCMAAGILLAICLLWAMTGWLSPDTKAEPLDTEADGHVEIFGDEPEQQLSPIFRDANGQCWFSPPASPFGQSSVQTIQPKRDS